The genomic window GATATTATCAGAAAAAATCTTATTATTGCCGACAATGGTTCTGACATTATCTAGGGTGTTAATGGTGCAAACAAAGAGGCCAATTTCTTCAACGGTTCCGGTGATTCCTCCCGCACAAATGAAGTCTCCTACGCCAAACGGACGGAAAATCACCAAGAAAACCCCGGCCGCAAAGTTAGCTAATAGTCCACCCCAAGCTGCACCAATGGCAATCCCTGCAGCAGCTAATAAGGCAGCAAAGGAGGTGGTTTCGATGCCAAAGTAGCCTAAAATAGCAACAATTAAGACAATTTTTAGGGAAACTCCCAAAAAGTTAGCTAAGTAAGCAATTAAAGTAGGTTCAATACTTTGTCGCTTGAGGACACGAGACATGATACGAACCCCTTTGTTAATTAACCATTGACCCACAATCCATAGGGCGATGGCACCTAAGAATTTTAAGCCAAAATTGGTAATTTGTTCTTTAAGGGTTTGGACAAAAACGTTGACCTGTTCTACCTGTACCTCATCAATGGGGATTTCTACAGGCAGTTCAACAGGTGCTTGCAATAGATACATGAGTGCAATCTCCTCACACTGTTATTACATTCTTTAAGATATATGAGGGATTAATTTAGGTTCCACCCTTTTCATAATTTGTTATGAAATAGTCTTTTGTTCCCCACACTCAGAGATATAGCAACTGAATATCCTAATTTTGGCTACAGCATTACCCAAGTCATCATATTGCACTCATGTTTGTAAGTTCCTTTGGACTTTAAGGTAATGAGTTAACGGCATATTCAAGACATGGATTTGACTGGTTTTTTCATAGTTGATTTTAACAGTAAACCGTATTCAATGCCCTCTACCACTGCTTGATAGGAGGCTTCTAAAATATTAGGAGAAACCCCTACAGTAGTCCAACGAGTTTGACCATTACTCGACTCGATTAAAACACGAGTATTAGCAGAAGTTCCTGCACCTCCATCTAAGATTCTGACCTTATAATCCGTGAGATGAAATTGAGCAATTTCGGGGTAAAAATTCACTAAAGCTTTGCGTAACGCACTATCTAAAGCAGAAACCGGTCCATTTCCCTCGGCTACCTCTAATCTATCTTCTCCATTAACCGTTACTTTAATGGTGGCTAGGGCATTACTATAGGGCATTCCCTCACCATAGAGCATATCGCAATGCACTTGAAATCCTTGCAGTTGAAAGAAGCTTTTTGTTTGTCCTAAGGCTTGACGCATTAACAGTTCAAAACTGGCTTCTGCTGCCTCAAATTGATAGCCTTCGTGTTCTAATTCTTTGATTCTTGCTAAAATTTGACGACAAGCAGCATCTTCTTTATTTAACTCAATGCCAAAGCTTTTCGCCTTCGATAAAACATTACTTAAACCGGCCATTTCTGAGATTACAATGCGCCTTTGATTACCAATATTTTCCGGTTTAATATGTTCATAGGTTAAAGGATTTTTCTGCACCGCAGACACATGAATGCCTCCCTTATGGGCAAAAGCCGAACGGCCGACAAAGGGTGCATGGTCATCGGGGGCTAAATTAACCATTTCGCTAATTAAACGGCTGGTTTTGGTGAGTTCAGTTAACTGGGTGTCTTCTAGACAGCGATAGCCCATTTTTAACTGCAAATTAGGAATTAAGGTGCAGAGGTTAGCATTACCGCAGCGTTCCCCGTAACCGTTAATAGTTCCCTGTACCATTCTCACCCCTTCTACCACTCCTGCTAACCCATTGGCCACGGCAGTTCCAGAATCGTTATGAGTATGAATTCCTAGTTGGGGACTGTCCTCATCAGGTTTAATCTCTAAGGCGGTGATGACATCTCGAACAATGCGACTGACATCATGGGGTAGGGTTCCCCCGTTGGTATCGCATAATACTAACCATTCTGCCCCTGCTGCTTTGGCAGTTTTCAGGGTTTCTAGGGCATAGTCTGGGTTATTGACATAGCCATCAAACCAATGTTCGGCATCATAAATAACACGCCTTCCCTGAGTGCGGAGATATTCAATGGTATCGGCGATCATCTCTAAATTCTCGTCTAGGGTGGTTTTTAGCCCCTCTGTGACGTGAAGATCCCAAGATTTACCAAAAATGGTCACCCATCGTGTTCCTGCAGCTAAAATGGCTTTTAAAAGGGGGTCTTCGGCCGCTCTTTTGTGGGGACGACGAGTCGAACAGAAAGCGACAACTTCCGCTTGGGTCAGAGGTTCTTCTTGTAATTTCCAGAAAAACTGCACATCCTTGGGGTTAGCCCCTGGCCAGCCCCCCTCAATAAAGGGAATCCCCATTTTATCCAATTGACGGGCAATTTTGAGCTTATCTTCTAAAGATAAGGAAATTCCTTCCCGTTGCGCCCCATCTCTGAGGGTAGTATCGTAGAGCCAAATTTGGTTAGCAGTCCCCATAGAATTACTTTGCTTGGTTGAAATCGTTGAAAGGGTGTGTTGTCCTATTTTTAGATTACCTGATCATCGACAATTATTTCAGTTACTTTTAACGATTATGATTACTTAGGGAAGAAAATCAAGCAACTAATAATACATAACTTAATTTTGGCACAAGAATAAAAACGATAAAATAGAAATAGGTAAATTTCCTAAAAAAATTAATATTTTGCCATCAGTGTTGAGGTAAAGATCAATGAGCAACAAATCGTTAAGTTTACTTTTAGGAGTCACCCTATCTTTGTCAGTTTTGGGGACAGAAACCTTAGCTTATCCTAACCGAGTTCGCTTTAATCCCAATGCTGGCGTTCATCGGACAATTATTGCTCCTAATACCAATCTTGGCAACAGTTATCCTAGAGGAAATGATTATCATAGAGGTGGAAGAAACTATACTTTTAGAGAACGAATTACGATTCAAAGAGATCGACGAGGAACTTGCTATAATTGTGGTTATTCTAATGGTTATAACTCCTACCGAAACTATCGAAACTATGGTCGGAATTATCGATTTGTTCCTAACAATAGCTCCTCAGATTATCATTGATGAGTTAGCTTATAAACCATAAACGATAATAATGAAAAAAGGCACTAGAAAAGTAAACATTAAAGTCAAGGGTAAACCAACTCTAGTAAAATCTAAAAAGCGATAACCCCCAGGTCCATAAACCATTGTATTGGTTTGGTAGCCAATGGGGGTTATATAACTGTTAGAAGCAGCAAACATAACAGCTAACATAAAAGCAATAGGATTAAGGTCGAGATTTTCGGCTACTTCAGCAGCGACGGGTAACATTAATAAAACTGCTGCATTATTAGAAAGGATTTCAGTTAGTAATGCTGTAAAAAAATAAAAAAGAACTAAGACAAAATAATTAGGTAAATAACCTCCTAACATAACAATATAGTTGGCGATTAATTCATTTGTTCCTGATTTATCCATAGCGATTCCTAGGGGAATTAATCCGGCTAAGAGAAAAATTATATCCCAACGCACTGCACCATAAATTTCTCCTGGTTTCAAACATCCTGTAAAAATCATCAACATTACCCCGACTAAACTACTGACTAAAATGGGTAAAATATTGAAAGCAGCTAAGATAACGACCCCAAAAACAATGGCGATCGCAATATAGGCTTTATTCTGTCGTAAAGTTTCTATATCCCTTTCTTCTAAGACTAATAATTCTCTAGTAGTTTGTAAACCAATAAAGCTTTCTTTGGGTCCTTGAACCAATAATAAATCCCCAAATCGTAAGCGAACTTTTCCCAATCTTTCTCTTAATAATTCTTCCCCTCGACGAATAGCAATAACCGTTGCATTATATCGTTGTCTAAATCGTAAATCTTTAAGGGTTGAACCAATTAAACGAGAGTTAGATAAAATGAGAACTTCTGCTACTTTATCCTCTCCAAAACTTAGTTCATCCTCAACTTTTTCTTCATCAAATTTCACATCAGCTAGAATATCAACTCCTCTCTCATCTCGAATTTGTAGTAAATCTTCTTTACTTCCCCTCACTAATAAAATATCGCCCAGAGATAAAATTTTATCAGCTAAAGGTTGGGGAAAGTGAATATCATTGTGTATAATTTCTAGAACATCAATATCAAATTTTCTTTGGATTCCACTTTGTCTTAAGGTTTGTCCAATTAAATTAGAGCGAGGGGTGATAATAATTTCACTTACATAGTCTTTCATGCCATAATCAACATCTAAACCATCATTACTAACGGATTTGCGCTCAGGTAATATTCGGGGAGCAATAAAAGTTAAGTAAATTAATCCTATAAAAAAAATAGGAATTCCAATAGGGGTTATCAAAAAAATACTAAATTCACCATATCCTAATTTCTTGGATAAGCCACTTGCTAAAATATTTGTAGAAGTTCCAATGATAGTAATAACTCCTCCTAAAATTGCTGTATAAGATAGAGGAATTAAGAGCTTAGATAAGGATATTTTTCGTTTTTTACCCCAAGATTCTATAATAGGCAAAAACACCGCTACTACCGCAGTATTATTAATAAAGGCACTAATAAATCCTACAATAATTCCCAGAGAAGCAATTTGCTTTCTTAAACTTTTTCCCCCTAATTGAAATAATAAATCTCTGACAATTTGAAGTCCTCCTGTTCGTGTAATTCCGGCACTTAAAATAAACATAGCCATTACTGTAATTGTGGCTGAATTACTAAACCCTGAAATTCCCTCTTCAGGGGTAACTAATTGACATAAAATCAATAAAACTGTAATACCAATAGCTGTGGTATCCACAGGAAAAAACTCACAAATAAAACTAATTAAAGCTAATAATAAAATGATTAAGGTTAAAATAATGGGCGAGATGAACATAAGAATAACTTTTAACCCGTGTAAAAGGACTTATAATAGCATAAAATTACTAACACAACTATAATCACTTTATACAAGGGTTGCTTATTTTCTTTTAAATTGTCCAGATGACAAGCAACTTTTAGAATAAAAGAGAAAATTTTGGAATAAGTGGGTATAATTTATAAGACAAATGACGACCTTTAATATCTCATGAGACTTTCTCAGGGCAAAAGAAAATCAAGAAAGAAACACAAAGAGACGTTATCCGTTAACATCAAAGACAAATTAGCACAAAAACGTAAAGCAAGAGAAAATAGACGTAAACTCATGGGATTAATCGGATTTTCCCTGTTTTTTGCTATTTTGGTTGGTGTTCCTCTGAGCTTTACTATCAGTCCTAAAATTGGTGTATCAGTCGGTTTATTAATTCCTTCATTAATAATCTGTTACAATTATCCTCGCACAGCTTTATGGGCTTTTTTGATATATATGCCCTTTAGCGGTACAGTAACCTACTGGATTGGTGGTGGTAACGCACTTTTTCAGCTTTCTAAAGATGGTTTTTATATCCCTGCTTTATTGGGTTTAATGCAAGATTGTAGAAAGAAAAGAAAACCTATTGTTGTTTCAAAACCACTGTTAACAACCTTAATATTGTTATTAGTTTGTGCCTTATTAACCTTATTGTTTGTTAATGGATTTAAACAATTTTTACCAACTTGTGATTCTCTGAGTGAATATGATAAATTTTTGCGAGATGCCAATGGACAATTAATTTTAGATCAAAATGGAGTAGTTATTACCACACCTTGTAAAGAGTCCATTCCCTTTGCCCAGGGTCTATTAGGATTAAAAATATTACTTGGCTATGTTCCCTTAATTTTTTGTGCTTATTATTTAATCCAAGATAAAAAAAGATTGCTTTTTTTAGGACGCTTATTAGTGGTTTTAGCGATTATTTGTTGTGCGTTAGCATTCATCCAATATTGGATGTTAAAAACGGGACGATGTGCAGGAACTGATCATCTGGTAGGGGAGGATTTATTTAAACCAAAACTAGATGCAAAATGCTTTGTTGGAGGTTCTCTTTTGTATGCTCCTAGTCAGGGACAAATTCGATTACCTGGAACTTTTGTTTCCCCTTGGCATTGGGCTTGGTTTTTAGTTGCTAATGCAGCCATTTGTTTTTCTGTTGCTTTTAGCGATACTGCCTTCTTTTGGAGAAATTGTGGTTTAGTTGGCATGGCTATGGTCTTTGTTAATTCTATTATTTGTGGTCAAAGATTAGCTTTAGCTGCTGTACCAGCGATTCTGATTGCTATGCTATTTTTAACAGGAAAATTTGCAGATATAAAACGATTTATTCCCGTCGGTATAGGATTATCTGTGGTCTTATTTGTAGGCTTTTCTTTTTTTAATCCTGATTTTATTCAAGAGCGTATTGATAGTTTTGTAGATCGATGGAATGCTTCTCCTCCTTATCTATTTATTCAACAACAATTTGATTATGCTATAAGAAATCAAAAAGGTCTTTTGGGTAGAGGACTAGGGGCAGCTACGAACTCGACTCGAATATTTGGAGAGGTTGCACTGGTAGAAACCTATCATCCCAAACTTTTATTTGAAATGGGTTATTTAGGCTTAGGGGCTTTTATGATTTTTGTAACCCATTTATGTGTTTTAACTTTTAAAGCTTATCGTCCTCTAAAGGATGAATCTTTACGCAGTTTTGCGTCTGGGTTTTGGGTGTTTATTCTAATCATCAGTTACTTTCCTTATTGGTATCCTTTAGATACGGACCCAGTAGCTATTTATTATTGGTTTTTTGCGGGTGTTATCTTGCGAATGCCTCTCATTGATAAGGAAGAACAAGCTAAACTAAAAGCCCAGCAAGCAGCAGAAGACGCATCTAAAAAGCGTGTCAAAACCAAAAGAAAAACTCCATCAGTGATTTAGTTGTTAACTTAAACATTATGTCTTATCCTTCAATTTCAATTATTATTCCAAGTTATCGACGAGAACAAATTTTAAAAGATACTTTAGAGGATGTTCTTAAACAGGATTATCCTCATTTTGAAATTCTGGTTGTTGATCAAACAGCAAGTCATGATCCTACGATTCAAAGTTATTTAGAAAATTTAGCTAACACCAATAAAATTAAATGGTTTCGTGTTAGTTGGGCAAGTTTACCAGCAGCTAGAAATTATGGGGTTCGTCGTTCTCAAGGAGACATTATTATTTTTATTGATGATGATGTTCAATTACCAGCTAATTACTTATATAGTCATACAAAAATCTATCAAGAAAAATCAGAAATTGGAGCCGTGGCAGGGAGAGTTTTAGATAGAATGAAATTGGCTGATGCTGAAAAAATTAATGATTCTGAAGACCCTTATACCATAGAAATGTTACCTCCAGAAGCAATGGACCCTGGTATTGCCTGGTATTATATTGATTTGGTTCATACGACCAAACCTCAAGAAGTCATCTCAACTCGCGGTTGTAATATGTCTTTTCGACGAGAAGTTTTTACGAAATATAATGTTTGGTTTGATGAAAGATTTAGAGGAAATGCCGTTAGAGAAGAGTCAGATTTTTGTTTACGTTTACGCCAAACTGGTTATAAAATTTGGTATGAACCTGATGCTTATTTAGTTCATTTAGGAGAAGAAACGGGGGGGTGTCATGATATGAGTACCCGTTCTTTTTCCTATCAAATGACTTTCTATCATAACCATTTTTTAATGGCATTAAAAAACTTAACTTTTTTAGAACAGTTACGATTATATACTAAACTATTTGATTGTCATGTTTTGGGTAATCCTCCTTGTAATAAAGGGGGTTCTCCAATTAAAATTTTAGTTCGTTTATTGTTCTATACTTTAGGCTTTATAGATGCTATAAGAACAATAATTATATCTCAATGGAATGATGGACAAATTTATAGTAAAAATGATATAAATTACCATCAATTACAGTCGAATAAGTCCTTAGAATCGGTTTCTTGAGTATTGAATATATATCAGATTAATTATTAATCATGAAAATTTTAGTAGCCAGTCATACCTATATTGTTGACCTTAATTGTGAAAAATTCAAAACTTTAGCACAACTAGATCCTAATCTTGAAGTTACTATTATTGTGCCGCAAAAATGGAAACCAGGAGGCGTTCAGAATAAAATAATTGAAAAACAACCTCGGTTTGAAGGGAATTTTAAAGTTATTCCTATTTATAATTTTAGCCAAAATAATCAGGGATTATTAACTTTTGGTACGGATATTATTAAACTATTAAACGAATTTAAACCACAAATTATACAAGTAGAACAAGGAGTTAAATCTTTTGCTTATGCTCAATTGATTACTCTCAATAAATGGTTAAATTTAAAAGCTAAAAATGTGTTTTTCACCTGGTGGAATCTTCCCTATGAATCAAAGTTTCCTGTTTCCTATCTAGAACAATATAACTTAAAAAATACTGATGGATTAGTGGCAGGGAATCAAGATGCTGCTGATATTTTACGAGATCACGGTTATAATAAAGCAGTAGCAGTTATGCCCCAATTAGGAGTCGATGAGGTTTTATTTTCACCACAAAAACAACCAGAATTAGCTCAAAAATTAGGTATTAAAAAGCAAGATTTTGTTATTGGTTTTGTTGGTAGATTCGTAGAAGAAAAAGGTATTTTGACTCTTTTGAAAGCAGTTCAAGCTTTACCTGAAAAAAATTGGAAACTTTTATTATTGGGAAGAGGAGAACTTCAAGCCAAAATTATTCAAGAAAGTAAAGATGTTAAGATTGAAGATAAATTAATAATGCTTGAAAGTGTAGCTCATGATCAAGTTCCTCAATATATTAACTTGATGAATGTTTTAGTTTTACCGTCAGAAACTACCTATCAATTTAAAACCTTAACGGCTGTGGGTTGGAAAGAACAATTTGGTCATGTTTTAATTGAAGCTATGGCCTGTAAAGTACCAGTCATTGGTTCAGATTCTGGAGAAATACCTAATGTTATTAGTGATGCTGGTTTGATTTTTCCTGAAGGAGATTCTACAGAATTGAAAAACTGTTTAAGTCAATTGATGTTAGATCCTGCTTTGGCTGATAAACTAGCTGAAAAAGGTTATAGAAGAGTATTAGAAAATTATACGAATAAAGCTTTAGCTGAAAAAACATTAACCTTTTACCAATCACTTAGTGATAAGTGAAGAAAAAATTTTCACTAATAATAGATAATTTATAAAAAGAATCTAATTATCATTGTTAAGTAAAAAAAGATATGCTATGATTCAAAAGAAAAATTAATAAATACAAACAATGTTAATTTTACCAGGATCAACCGTTAGAGTAACTAACCCCAACGATACCTATTATCGTTTTGAAGGACTGGTGCAGCGAGTCAGCGACGGGAAAGCTGCTGTTTTATTTGAAGGAGGAAACTGGGATAAGCTGGTGACTTTCCAATTATCAGAAATAGAAGTTGTTTAATAACCCAACAAACTAATCCAAAACCCTACATATAGGTTAAGGTAAAAGTCATTAGCCATTTTTATCATTGCTATTATGCGCCTTCCTTTACCGCAATTTAGTACAGATAGTCGTCATCCCGATCATATTGCCGAAGTCATAGAAACATCAACCACACAGTTTTTGGCTCAATGTTTGGAACCCGAAGACTTAAGTTTTCCTGTGATGCCGGCTTTTGGGAGTTGGGTAAAATCTTTAGATGAAGAGTCAGGAAATAAAATTGTAGCTGTTGTAACTTATGCCACGACAACTCCCATTGACTCGGTGCATCGTGCGAGGGCGTTGGGGTTATCATTAGAAGAGTTGCGACAACAACAACCGCAAATCTTTGCCATGTTAAAAACAGAATTTAAGGCAACCATTGTTGGTTTTGAGAGTTCCCAAAATGCAGAAAACGGTAATGGCCACAACTTAGGGAAAGTCTATCAATATTTACCCCCTCGTCCTCCTCAAATTCATCAAGGGGTTCATCGTTGTGAAGCAGTAGAAATTATCAATTTTAGTGAAGAAGTAGAATTTTTACGGATATTACTACAAGTTCGAGATGCCCCGGTGGATGCTTTAATTGCTGCTGCTATTAGAGATATTTATCTATTAAGAAAAGCTGATAAAAACTGGTTAGTTAAAGTAGGAAGAACCCTCAGCATTTTACTCAGAGATGATTATGATCGCCTTCAATACATTCTCAGTCAAGTTACCCTTTAATCGTACACATTAGAGGGAATTTCTCCTTATTCTGTTCGGTTCTACTACTGTTATAAATTTCTCAATCCGTTTATCATCAAGGAAGTTAGAGGTGAATGTGTTAAGTAAGAGAAGTATATGATGATTTCTGAGGCTTTATTAGAAAAATTAAGTGATATTATTAACCGTGATCCAGGGGTGAATATTGTCCCTTCTCTGGGGGAACCGACAGCCATAGAAATAGAGGAACAACGACTAAAAGCGCAAGGACAATGGGTTAGTGCCATAGCATCCTTAGAAATCTTACTACTATCTTACTTAGACACAAACACATCTGACAATAAGAACCCTCAAGGATTAATTTTATCAGCCCCAACCCCTATTTTATGCCATCCCAACCTAACTAATTTAATTCAGACAGGCATTTTTACCCTGCAACCCAGTCAACACAGTTGGAAACAATTTCAACTTCCTGGGTTTGCTGATGCTGAAAATAGAAACCAGCGACCCAACATTAGAGAATTTCCCTTATTTCCTCAAGATCCCCTAGCTACTGAGCAATTTTGTTTAGTTTTAACTTCTCAGTTTTCCTTATTAATGGTTTTAGGGGAAGATAGCTTAGGACTGCCTGCGTTTCAATTTTCCTTTGATCCTGATGTGATATCTCAAGCATGGTTAAGGTTGCGATCGCGTCTCAGTTTAGTCAATCACCCCCAACTCTGTGACTTAGACGAATTAGTTAAACAGCTTATCCCTTCCACTCCCAGTTATCAAGTGGTTACGGAATTTAGTCGTTTATTACTGCATTATTTTCCTAAAATTTCTCCTATCATTAACTCAAAAAATTGTTATAGTCAAGACTTAGAAAATGGCAAGGATCAAGCCTATTCATCTAAGAAAAATTCCTTTACTACTTCTACTGTTGAAGAAGCTACCGATGTAGCCTTACTTCAAGCTTTAAGTCATGAAATTCGTACGCCTTTAACCAGTATTCGTACGATGACTCGGTTGCTATTGAGGAATAAAGAGTTAGATCCCAAAATGATCCGCTTATTAGAAAATATCGATCAAGAATGTAGTGAACAAATTAACCGTATGGAACTTATTTTCCGTGCGACAGAATTAAAAAGTAAAGGCTCTCAAGATCCTTCAGTAGAATTAGTTAGAACCTCGTTAGATACCCTATTTCATCAATCTATTCCTCGTTGGAAGCGACAAGCACAAAGGCGTAATGTTGATTTAGAGATAGGACTGCCAAAGAAATTACCCCAAGTGGTTAGTGATCCAGGAATGTTAGATCAAGTGTTAACAGGGTTAATGGAAAAATGTACCCGTAGTCTTTCAGGTGGGGGACAAATTAAAGTACAAGTGAGTACCGCAGGACATCAATTAAAATTACAATTTCACACAGAATCCTATCGACAATATAATCCATTTAAAGCGTTAGGACAACTATTATTATTACAACCAGAAACGGGTAGTGTGAGTTTAAATTTAGATGTTACCAAAAACCTCTTTAATCGTTTGGGAGGGAAATTAATTGTCCGTCAGCGATCGCAACAAGGGGAAATTTTCACTATCTTTTTACCCTTAACTTAGGAGTTTAAGAGACTGTTCCTCAAATAAATCTTAAATGCAACCTGATGACTTAGCATAACCTATCAGAATCTTTACGAGAGAGTGGGGTCAACCTCACAGCCAACTCCCAAAAATTTAAGATCAACATCGCAATTGATACAATTTCTAGGAATCAACCACGATACAATAAAAATAGGATTGGTTATCGTCAATCCATTTATTGTGCCATCACTGCCTTAGGGCAGGATTACTGAACGCCAGGGAAACGTTACCTTATGCCCCAATCTAATCTACATCTCGTCAACTCCCATGTAGATAATCATCAGGTTTCTGAACCTTATTCTCATAGCCAAACTCATCAACGGAGTAAACCTGAATTATCCCTAGAAGTAGTTAACCAAACCTTAGAGAATGCAAACGCTCAACAGGTTATAGAATGGGCTAGAGACACCTTTGGGGATGGATTGGTCATGAGTACCAGTTTCGGTATTCAAGCAGCCGTCATGTTGCATCTAGTGACCGAAGTGGTGCCAGATATTCCGATTATTTGGGTGGATACAGGTTATCTTCCTCCAGAAACCTACCGATTTGCTGAAGAATTAACCGATCGCCTCAAACTTAATTTAAAAGTCTATCAATCAACCTTGACCCCTGCTAGGATGGAAGCCCTTTATGGTAAACTGTGGAGCCAACACGATGTAGAGTCTCTTAATCGTTACGATTTAATCCGTAAAGTCGAACCGATGCAACGAGCTTTAAAAGAACTTCAGGCCACGGCTTGGTTAGCCGGGTTGCGTCGTCAACAAACAGAACACAGAAAGTCCCTTGAACGGGTTGAGTTACAAGGGGATCAGTATAAAGTTTACCCTATTTTAACCTGGAATTCCCGTGATATCTATCATTATTTAACTGCCCACGACCTACCCTATCATCCCTATTTTGATAAAGGATACGTTAGTGTAGGGGACTGGC from Crocosphaera subtropica ATCC 51142 includes these protein-coding regions:
- a CDS encoding mechanosensitive ion channel family protein; its protein translation is MYLLQAPVELPVEIPIDEVQVEQVNVFVQTLKEQITNFGLKFLGAIALWIVGQWLINKGVRIMSRVLKRQSIEPTLIAYLANFLGVSLKIVLIVAILGYFGIETTSFAALLAAAGIAIGAAWGGLLANFAAGVFLVIFRPFGVGDFICAGGITGTVEEIGLFVCTINTLDNVRTIVGNNKIFSDNIQNFSANPYRRVDLVAQLNHGVNHAEAINLLQQRLNQIPNVIAEPSPDVEILEFNLAGPVLAVRPYCSNEHYWQVYFDTNKVIRETLADAGYAVPEQHYAIRNTSVVS
- the cimA gene encoding citramalate synthase; amino-acid sequence: MGTANQIWLYDTTLRDGAQREGISLSLEDKLKIARQLDKMGIPFIEGGWPGANPKDVQFFWKLQEEPLTQAEVVAFCSTRRPHKRAAEDPLLKAILAAGTRWVTIFGKSWDLHVTEGLKTTLDENLEMIADTIEYLRTQGRRVIYDAEHWFDGYVNNPDYALETLKTAKAAGAEWLVLCDTNGGTLPHDVSRIVRDVITALEIKPDEDSPQLGIHTHNDSGTAVANGLAGVVEGVRMVQGTINGYGERCGNANLCTLIPNLQLKMGYRCLEDTQLTELTKTSRLISEMVNLAPDDHAPFVGRSAFAHKGGIHVSAVQKNPLTYEHIKPENIGNQRRIVISEMAGLSNVLSKAKSFGIELNKEDAACRQILARIKELEHEGYQFEAAEASFELLMRQALGQTKSFFQLQGFQVHCDMLYGEGMPYSNALATIKVTVNGEDRLEVAEGNGPVSALDSALRKALVNFYPEIAQFHLTDYKVRILDGGAGTSANTRVLIESSNGQTRWTTVGVSPNILEASYQAVVEGIEYGLLLKSTMKKPVKSMS
- a CDS encoding SLC13 family permease; protein product: MFISPIILTLIILLLALISFICEFFPVDTTAIGITVLLILCQLVTPEEGISGFSNSATITVMAMFILSAGITRTGGLQIVRDLLFQLGGKSLRKQIASLGIIVGFISAFINNTAVVAVFLPIIESWGKKRKISLSKLLIPLSYTAILGGVITIIGTSTNILASGLSKKLGYGEFSIFLITPIGIPIFFIGLIYLTFIAPRILPERKSVSNDGLDVDYGMKDYVSEIIITPRSNLIGQTLRQSGIQRKFDIDVLEIIHNDIHFPQPLADKILSLGDILLVRGSKEDLLQIRDERGVDILADVKFDEEKVEDELSFGEDKVAEVLILSNSRLIGSTLKDLRFRQRYNATVIAIRRGEELLRERLGKVRLRFGDLLLVQGPKESFIGLQTTRELLVLEERDIETLRQNKAYIAIAIVFGVVILAAFNILPILVSSLVGVMLMIFTGCLKPGEIYGAVRWDIIFLLAGLIPLGIAMDKSGTNELIANYIVMLGGYLPNYFVLVLFYFFTALLTEILSNNAAVLLMLPVAAEVAENLDLNPIAFMLAVMFAASNSYITPIGYQTNTMVYGPGGYRFLDFTRVGLPLTLMFTFLVPFFIIIVYGL
- the hpsL gene encoding hormogonium polysaccharide biosynthesis protein HpsL encodes the protein MRLSQGKRKSRKKHKETLSVNIKDKLAQKRKARENRRKLMGLIGFSLFFAILVGVPLSFTISPKIGVSVGLLIPSLIICYNYPRTALWAFLIYMPFSGTVTYWIGGGNALFQLSKDGFYIPALLGLMQDCRKKRKPIVVSKPLLTTLILLLVCALLTLLFVNGFKQFLPTCDSLSEYDKFLRDANGQLILDQNGVVITTPCKESIPFAQGLLGLKILLGYVPLIFCAYYLIQDKKRLLFLGRLLVVLAIICCALAFIQYWMLKTGRCAGTDHLVGEDLFKPKLDAKCFVGGSLLYAPSQGQIRLPGTFVSPWHWAWFLVANAAICFSVAFSDTAFFWRNCGLVGMAMVFVNSIICGQRLALAAVPAILIAMLFLTGKFADIKRFIPVGIGLSVVLFVGFSFFNPDFIQERIDSFVDRWNASPPYLFIQQQFDYAIRNQKGLLGRGLGAATNSTRIFGEVALVETYHPKLLFEMGYLGLGAFMIFVTHLCVLTFKAYRPLKDESLRSFASGFWVFILIISYFPYWYPLDTDPVAIYYWFFAGVILRMPLIDKEEQAKLKAQQAAEDASKKRVKTKRKTPSVI
- the hpsN gene encoding hormogonium polysaccharide biosynthesis glycosyltransferase HpsN, with the translated sequence MSYPSISIIIPSYRREQILKDTLEDVLKQDYPHFEILVVDQTASHDPTIQSYLENLANTNKIKWFRVSWASLPAARNYGVRRSQGDIIIFIDDDVQLPANYLYSHTKIYQEKSEIGAVAGRVLDRMKLADAEKINDSEDPYTIEMLPPEAMDPGIAWYYIDLVHTTKPQEVISTRGCNMSFRREVFTKYNVWFDERFRGNAVREESDFCLRLRQTGYKIWYEPDAYLVHLGEETGGCHDMSTRSFSYQMTFYHNHFLMALKNLTFLEQLRLYTKLFDCHVLGNPPCNKGGSPIKILVRLLFYTLGFIDAIRTIIISQWNDGQIYSKNDINYHQLQSNKSLESVS
- the hpsO gene encoding hormogonium polysaccharide biosynthesis glycosyltransferase HpsO, whose product is MKILVASHTYIVDLNCEKFKTLAQLDPNLEVTIIVPQKWKPGGVQNKIIEKQPRFEGNFKVIPIYNFSQNNQGLLTFGTDIIKLLNEFKPQIIQVEQGVKSFAYAQLITLNKWLNLKAKNVFFTWWNLPYESKFPVSYLEQYNLKNTDGLVAGNQDAADILRDHGYNKAVAVMPQLGVDEVLFSPQKQPELAQKLGIKKQDFVIGFVGRFVEEKGILTLLKAVQALPEKNWKLLLLGRGELQAKIIQESKDVKIEDKLIMLESVAHDQVPQYINLMNVLVLPSETTYQFKTLTAVGWKEQFGHVLIEAMACKVPVIGSDSGEIPNVISDAGLIFPEGDSTELKNCLSQLMLDPALADKLAEKGYRRVLENYTNKALAEKTLTFYQSLSDK
- a CDS encoding NAD(P)H dehydrogenase subunit NdhS, which produces MLILPGSTVRVTNPNDTYYRFEGLVQRVSDGKAAVLFEGGNWDKLVTFQLSEIEVV